The Thamnophis elegans isolate rThaEle1 chromosome Z, rThaEle1.pri, whole genome shotgun sequence DNA window tcccactgtactaatttagcatgaagagttCTAtaaaatccgtcttgctgttgattaggagcatatattcccaaaagtagtgtctttttcccttctaagattaagtctagtgcaatatatcttccaaagggatctgtttcaattagttcagctttaatgtcttttcttaagtatacaactatgccatttttcttttctatagcagaggtcacaaaatgttgaccaagtttggggttaaacaaatatttttgatcagttgatttgatatgagtttcttgcagacaaattatatcattcttgaactgtttaaaataatgaaatattttctttctcttctgtggagagttcagtccgttaacattccatttcaaaatcttagttgtcatttttggttgtgtgaagcttttttagagcctcctgcatggcctgtctaatctttggcctggctcctcccacggctactgagcttgttgctgtgactccttgatcaatggccagtGATTGTTGAAATTGTTGCGTTGTAGCCTGTTTTTCCttttgtctggtagtcatacggttaGGTCTTTGTTCTCTggccccttgcccttccgggaggaggtGATGGTatgttttgtctggtagttgtgtggtttgctgtttatcttgtccttctcgtggtctttctccatatccagatgattcagggtatCCCACCTTCAAGatgttgtgatagaaatctcgagctttccatacagagttgagacgatatctttgcttgtcaaatgtaattataataccaaatgggacgtccatctatactgtatctgacgctttctgagctcttccactagaaaagcataatccctcctggctcttagcatttgaggtggtatttctttcaagacaatcaaatcctgtccgccaatttgaagcctggtattataggactcttgtaatatcatgtttctgaactctcttgtaacaaagtatattaccacatctcgggggagttgcttctgttttgccgcccaggaaTTAATGCGATAAATTTTAttgatctgccaatcaaaattgaatcccggtcttcccaccaggcagtcaaaagcctctgaaaacatctgctttaagttctcctgtttatcttcacgcagccccctgactcttaatgcaagctccatctgtttatactgtatcataataatttgtttttcagcattttcaactttttgttccaccacttcagttttagatgtcaaattagtattggcttcattaagaacctctaagttatcttccattccagaaacatgttctgtcaatacatttacaagtcccatcatatcatcattcattttggcgATCCTAGTATCAAACTTATCATATAAGACtttcatctcattccttatttcatctctgaattctctgaaagtttccaaaaagaattctttcgttagtacatctccactagggggcatagagggtgggggctgcaactttgtgccaggtatgggggatgtagccctaggaggtaatttcgcaggatttaattttgatgccattatatctttgctacaagcaattaatcaaatttTGCTGGCCCGCTATGTAGCttgcacaaaaaagaaaaattcctccctttttgcagagagTTTACGGAAGGTTTCAAAAGGCTGGCATTACACCAAAACAGTTCGGCAGAAAaaacctctgtttggaatgtctctatattagcaaagagtctttgaaaacttttagagGTTGATAAGAAGGAATCTTCAGAGAAGTGGAACTAATTAATTAGTGGGAGGCTATTCCTTTGATTCTTTGCCAAGGAAATAGGAATGTACCATTATTGCAAATGCGGAAGCTACAGAATCGCCATCTTGGGAGCAGTTGCACAAAGGAAACTTTATAaaactgaagctaggattttttctagaaaaagcaaataaagttctcaggtacgtgctctgcttgtattagtttcaAATAAATGTCTCAAAAGTTGTCCTAAGAGgggtttctttgccttgtgcTGTTGAAACAGCCAAGATTTCTGGCTGGAGatatgactcagctttggttatctccccccttctgttcgaaggaaaaaaaagagctgcaaacttcaaagaaagctcttaccagtTGGGTCTCTCTCTTcaaccttcttgcctgaagaatgagatatCTGCTAGGTGTTTAagcagataacgaaccagaaatctgggggcagctcaattaagccgccgccAATGACaaagtcccgccccggaagtcctaggactgaccagtttgatggccttgcagtccaagggacttgcaggagtcttctccagcaccgtaGTTCAAAGTCTTCacttctttggcactcagcctttcttatggtccaattttcacagccgtACATTGCATCACCCACAGATGATAAGATGATCAGGGGAAGCTAACCAACCACAAATTTAACAGAGACGTCTAACTAACAACCGCAATAAAGTCTCTACCAGAGGTTGCATTGTAGGAAGCAAGCAAAGTGAAAAAAGTGGGCAGAGGCAACGTCTGAACTAAGGTAAGGCTTGATGTGTTACTACTTTTAACAGCAATTTTATTTGCTGATATTATTCCATTTTCTATATCCATGTCAGCTGCTGTTACTttggggtttattttttttaatatttcttattaaacatgtttactataaaaacagaaaaagcaacaaaaaagaaacaaaaaagttaTACAGCCTTCTATATCAGTCTACATATTTAGCCTTTGTAGTTTTCCATTCTACACTGCATTCCTATCAGTTTTGACCTTTGTATTAAAGTAATAACAGTTGTACTCACAATTATAATGATATTAATGTTCCTATCGCCATTGTAGTTACGTTCTGGTcaatactttaagtttgatagtaattaatAATTTTGGTTAATTTCTATTCAGCACTAggttaaaaaacaagaaagccttcCATTTCCTGTTTGGGAtgctgttttctagccacttataaatttgaTTCCATAATTTATAGAAAtgcgattcttctctttcttttaactccataGTCACTGTTGTTTAATAGTTTAATCTGCATTTCAAAGATTGCTCTAATTCGCATTATGAGTAGGGTAGATTTTTACAGGTAGGGCTGACTTGAGAAGCAGGCAATGCATCTCTTCATGAAGGAAttgttaagtcctcggacttacgaatgacacctcggcaacagccaggcacgCCGGAACCAATCAGATGCAGTTGCTGGGCTGTCAAATGTGCGGCTattggttgccgggctgtcaaacGCGTGGCTATTGgtctccctgtctgacagcttcatataaatagctgtcagacagggaggggAATGCCTGTTAATAAAGTTGGTTGTGTTTAACTTACTTCAGATGCCTCCAGCCTCGTTCTTCTAGGGAACTTATCAGGAATgaatatattttacataaaaCTGAGAAGGTCCATAGGGCACAATCGCTTTGAAAGATATTTCCTTCCAGACAAATCCATTAAGCAGAGCCCCAAATGATGTGTTTGAAACTAAGTGCGATTTAGTCCCAGCCAACTCTAATATCAAAGATCATACATATTTGccccctatttttttaaaaatattttttattttgtctaGTGTGCATACGATAATAGATATAGGCACACACAAGATtataaatacatgaaatggataaaaataaatggggttcttaggacagggacagtaggcacttgGTTGGGCTGATGCACATTGCTTACAACCTCTTAGGAATTGGgggaggtcaacagtagacagcctAAGGATTAAGTTGTGGgaatttggggaagaaaccacagtgtcaggtcgtgcattccaggcattgtcaactgtgttgctgaagtcgtattttctgcaatcgagcttGGCATGGTTTAActtaagtttgtatctgttgtgtgtaTTGttatggttgaagctgaagtagtcattgaaaggtaggacattgtagtagataaGATGTAGTCGGTAATATTCCTCCAGTTCCACTGCAAACCTCATTCTAAGAttggcagagagggagggagagaaggaggaaggacacCGTTCAAAGATTTTGGTCATTTTAGCAAAAAAACATTAAGTCCTACCTGTCCAACTCAGGATGGTGTTGGTTACAATAGGCTAGTTTTGAAATGAATTGGACCTCAACTCCTAAGTAAGCAGCTTATGTAGACCTGTGGAACTTGCCTTCCAAACAACTATTTTGAAAGCTGCAAACATGGCTATGTATAGAAATTGAAATGGCAATATATTATGCGTGTTGCAAACtataagaagaaaaattgaaGGAGTGAAGAATGACACCAATGAATGATTGCCTAGATGTTTGTATGCATGGTATAAAAGGCTTTGTTACAAATTTCCTCCCATTTAAGATTCCCATCACTATTCCACTATAGGAAAACACAAAACGGATGGATTCAGGCAACCACACCGAGTTTGTTCTTGAGGAGTTATCAGAGACCAGGGAACTTCAAGTCTTATTGTGTATCCTCCTCTTGATCTTCTACATCATCATTCTTCCTGCGAACTTTCTCATCATTGTGACTATTTTGAAAGACCGCCAATTGGGAGctcccatgtttttcttcttgggCAACCTGGCTTTGATGGACATTTCCTACAGCTTTGTCACCCCTCCAAAGATGATAGTCAACTTCTTCTCTGGAAGCCAAAGTATCTCATTCAAAGAATGCCTGACACAGgtttttttcatccattttctaGGTGCAGCTGAGATACATCTCCTTATTTCCATGGCAGTTGATCGATATGTGGCTATCTGCCACCCATTACATTATGTTACTATAATCACCAAACCAGTGTGCTGGGCTTTAGTGGTGACTGCATGGTTTGGAGGATTCATGCATTCCATAATTCAGATCATTCTCATCCTCCCACTTCCTTTCTGTGGTCCCAATAAACTGAAGAATTTTTTCTGTGATGTCACCCAAATAATCAGGTTGGCTTGCACCAATACCTACAAGCTAGAATTTTCTATGTTTGTCAACAGTGGACTTACAACTGCTGGATGCTTcgtcctccttctcatttcctaTGGGGCACTGCTGGTCAAAGTGAGGACAGGTGCCAGCCAAGGGAAGACCAAAGCATCTTCTACCTGCATCACTCACATCATCATCGTTTTCATCATGTTTGGTCCAGCCATTTACCTCTACTGTCACCCCTTCCATGACTTTCCCTTTGACAAAATGGTGGGCTTTCTTCACACTGTGGTTTTCCCTTTGATGAACCCCATGATTTATACCCTGAGGAATAAAGAAATCAAAGTTGCCATGTGGAGACTATTGAAGAACCGCAACATCTAGTGGGAGAAGTCAAAGAAGTTTATTTGTATTGGCATTTTGTTGAATTTCATTGTACTGTACAACGTAGTACATTGATAAgtaattctatatttttaataaataaaagtcaaATCCTTCTTGATCTAATAATAAAATCTGCTGATATgaacaatcattttttttatattcttgGTTTCTCATACAAGATTATTTTAAACATATACAGAAGGTCAACACCATAGGTAAACATATGCTCTTCATAATTTTGAGGCTCACCAATAAGCAGAAAACCAATTTTGGATGACTGAGTCATATATTGATTGCCATAAATCTAGTATAATAATTTCCCAACCTGAACAATTCTCAGGACATTGGTTGTTTCTCCATTCTCAACAATCACCATG harbors:
- the LOC116522912 gene encoding olfactory receptor 4N5-like, translating into MDSGNHTEFVLEELSETRELQVLLCILLLIFYIIILPANFLIIVTILKDRQLGAPMFFFLGNLALMDISYSFVTPPKMIVNFFSGSQSISFKECLTQVFFIHFLGAAEIHLLISMAVDRYVAICHPLHYVTIITKPVCWALVVTAWFGGFMHSIIQIILILPLPFCGPNKLKNFFCDVTQIIRLACTNTYKLEFSMFVNSGLTTAGCFVLLLISYGALLVKVRTGASQGKTKASSTCITHIIIVFIMFGPAIYLYCHPFHDFPFDKMVGFLHTVVFPLMNPMIYTLRNKEIKVAMWRLLKNRNI